A single window of Xylocopilactobacillus apicola DNA harbors:
- a CDS encoding helix-turn-helix domain-containing protein, which translates to MQTINLIESFPFLRELDCYISDATSSKQQVSDFYYNPKRLISGFYYRNCPQAQIENHVVALIYVIKGSIELGKIKLTSNQVWLSNGPIQLVNGQHGEFICFLFKTNYFISRALALTNDDLVFALLKNSAEPLDYAFDFDTEPTIGILAFLLLRQIVKMSYQKNEITNSACALLLDELATNQDKISYQSRQEDYSLKAVNILNYCQNHLSSCSLDQLANHFHVHPNYISMLVKKETGDNLSTILKRYRFNLARRLLRESDLTIENIAQFLGYNDLSHFYKTFKQETGLTPKQYRKS; encoded by the coding sequence ATGCAGACGATTAATCTTATTGAATCATTTCCTTTTTTGCGCGAGCTGGATTGTTATATTTCGGATGCAACTAGTTCAAAGCAACAGGTAAGTGATTTCTATTACAACCCCAAGCGTTTAATTAGCGGATTTTACTACCGGAATTGTCCGCAGGCGCAAATTGAAAATCATGTCGTGGCGCTTATTTATGTTATCAAAGGCTCAATTGAACTCGGCAAAATTAAGTTAACAAGTAATCAAGTGTGGTTATCTAATGGTCCAATTCAGTTAGTAAATGGTCAGCATGGTGAGTTTATTTGCTTTCTATTTAAGACTAATTACTTTATTTCTCGCGCTCTCGCACTTACTAATGATGATTTAGTTTTTGCGCTTTTAAAGAACTCAGCTGAACCACTTGATTATGCTTTTGATTTTGATACGGAACCGACGATTGGAATTTTAGCATTTTTACTGTTGCGCCAAATTGTCAAAATGAGCTATCAGAAAAATGAGATCACCAACTCAGCTTGTGCATTATTGTTGGATGAATTAGCAACCAATCAGGATAAAATATCTTATCAAAGCCGCCAAGAAGATTATTCTTTGAAAGCCGTTAATATTTTGAACTATTGTCAAAATCATCTATCTAGTTGTTCTTTGGATCAATTGGCCAATCACTTCCATGTTCATCCAAACTATATCTCAATGTTGGTCAAAAAAGAGACCGGCGATAATTTAAGCACGATTCTTAAACGTTACCGTTTTAATTTGGCACGGAGATTGCTACGTGAAAGTGATTTGACGATTGAAAATATCGCACAGTTTCTCGGTTATAACGATCTTTCACATTTTTATAAGACGTTTAAACAAGAAACCGGCTTAACGCCAAAGCAATATCGAAAAAGTTAG
- a CDS encoding TetR/AcrR family transcriptional regulator, with the protein MAGKTNYTKCKIVETTIIELQNADYHDLSLRKLAGKVGLTTGAFYKHFKSRDELFTEVTAVISNRIDQNIEQAIRENSSTSAKEKILIFANQLLQSFADQPHLMNFLFFNPIASKALSFSPDEVERFPLLALITNLIHELALSTNLEHDENFLFVQFWAFIQGYAVLLDRKITKYEPEVLRCTLNQFLLESSK; encoded by the coding sequence ATGGCTGGAAAAACTAATTATACTAAATGCAAAATTGTTGAAACGACAATTATCGAATTGCAAAACGCTGATTATCACGATCTATCGTTAAGGAAGCTAGCTGGTAAGGTTGGATTAACGACAGGAGCTTTTTATAAGCATTTTAAAAGTCGCGATGAGCTTTTTACAGAGGTAACGGCGGTTATTTCAAATCGAATTGACCAAAATATTGAACAGGCAATAAGAGAAAATAGTTCTACTTCTGCAAAAGAAAAAATTTTGATCTTTGCTAATCAATTATTGCAATCTTTTGCTGATCAACCTCACCTGATGAATTTCTTATTCTTTAACCCCATAGCGAGTAAAGCTTTAAGTTTTTCGCCAGATGAAGTTGAACGGTTTCCGCTGTTAGCGTTAATTACCAATTTAATTCATGAATTAGCTTTATCAACAAATTTAGAACATGACGAAAATTTTTTATTCGTTCAGTTTTGGGCTTTTATTCAGGGGTATGCAGTTTTGCTTGATCGAAAAATAACTAAATACGAACCTGAAGTGTTGCGATGCACTTTAAATCAATTCCTTTTGGAATCATCAAAATGA
- a CDS encoding phosphopentomutase, producing MTKYQRIFVIVMDSVGTGAAPDADKFDDVGSDTLGHLGEALKGELKLPNLGKLGLSNLRDNPIKGVLNAEAPLGYYGKMAEISAGKDSMDGHWEMMELPVTKPLDYFPNGFPEELLAKIEKFSGRKIIGNRPASGTKILEELGEEQMKTGDLIVYTSGDSVLQIAAHEEIIPVKELYRICEYARSLVNGPEYLIGRVIARPYIGPDKDHFTRTANRHDFSLEPDGKTVLDYLQEHQLHTVGIGKINDIFSGQGIDEGYHNESNMDGMDHLDHVLTEDFKGFCFVNLVDFDAMYGHRRNPTGYAKALMELDERIGQVLAVLKDDDLLMITADHGNDPTFRGTDHTREFVPLLAFSPSMKETGSLGIRKTFADLGATILDNFEVKGSDVGTSFLADLK from the coding sequence ATGACAAAATATCAAAGAATTTTTGTGATCGTAATGGATTCAGTTGGAACCGGTGCTGCACCTGATGCAGATAAGTTTGATGATGTCGGTTCAGATACACTAGGTCATCTAGGAGAAGCTCTTAAAGGTGAGCTCAAGCTTCCTAATTTAGGCAAACTGGGACTTTCCAACTTGCGGGATAACCCAATCAAGGGAGTTTTAAACGCTGAAGCACCGCTTGGTTATTATGGAAAAATGGCTGAGATTTCAGCGGGTAAAGACAGTATGGACGGACATTGGGAAATGATGGAGTTACCAGTGACTAAACCACTGGATTATTTTCCTAACGGCTTTCCAGAAGAATTGTTAGCTAAAATTGAAAAGTTTTCGGGCCGAAAAATCATCGGTAATCGACCGGCTTCAGGGACGAAAATTCTCGAAGAATTAGGTGAAGAACAGATGAAGACAGGCGATCTAATTGTTTATACTTCTGGCGATTCGGTCCTGCAAATTGCTGCTCATGAGGAAATAATCCCTGTTAAAGAATTGTATCGAATTTGTGAATATGCGCGCTCTTTAGTCAATGGGCCTGAGTATTTAATCGGGCGGGTGATCGCTCGTCCTTATATTGGTCCTGATAAAGATCATTTCACTCGGACTGCTAATCGGCACGACTTTTCTTTGGAGCCTGATGGGAAGACAGTTTTAGATTATTTACAGGAACATCAGCTTCATACAGTTGGCATCGGCAAAATTAATGATATTTTTTCTGGTCAAGGCATTGATGAAGGATATCATAATGAAAGCAATATGGATGGGATGGATCATCTTGATCACGTCTTAACTGAGGATTTTAAAGGATTTTGCTTTGTTAATCTTGTTGATTTTGATGCGATGTATGGTCATCGCCGTAATCCAACAGGATATGCGAAGGCTTTAATGGAGCTTGATGAGCGAATCGGTCAAGTTCTTGCAGTTTTAAAAGATGATGATTTGTTGATGATTACCGCTGATCATGGTAACGATCCGACGTTTAGAGGAACCGATCATACACGGGAGTTTGTGCCGCTTTTGGCATTTTCACCAAGCATGAAAGAGACAGGCTCTCTTGGAATCCGCAAAACTTTTGCAGATTTGGGAGCAACGATTTTAGATAATTTTGAGGTCAAAGGAAGCGATGTTGGAACAAGCTTTTTGGCGGATTTGAAATAG
- a CDS encoding PTS sugar transporter subunit IIC: protein MDESNKSSFGKRFLDKFTAVSVKIGNQVHLRSLRDAFATTMPLFILAGLGVLANNVIFPLFAHGKTLADLQVWGTNITNGTLNIAGLALAPVIGYILSTNKQFKNGILPAIISLASLIIMMPGSISLNTVKDAKPVSVTGGLSFANLGTTGMFSGIIIGLLATELFIWFSKMKHLKINLGDNIPPAVSASFNDLIPSMLTLSIFALIAALLSVFAHTNLIDLITNLIQEPLRGLTTSLPGMLIIYSAGNFLFTLGIHQSVINGTLLDPLLLINMNKNMAAFAAHKPVPYILTTTFRDVFGMIGGTGSTLCLLIAIFIFSKVKANKEIASLALAPGIFNINEPVIFGYPIVFNIPMMIPFVLMPVIGNLIAYFCTSIGLMNRVVVMTPWTTPPLLNAYLCTGGDWRAVLIQILIIVIGVFFYLPFMLISERVMKKQAELQS from the coding sequence ATGGATGAAAGCAACAAATCAAGTTTTGGCAAAAGATTTTTAGATAAATTTACTGCAGTCTCAGTAAAGATTGGTAACCAAGTTCACTTAAGATCGCTCCGTGATGCGTTTGCCACCACTATGCCTCTATTTATTCTTGCTGGATTGGGAGTGCTGGCTAATAACGTCATCTTTCCGCTATTTGCTCACGGCAAGACTTTGGCTGATCTGCAAGTGTGGGGTACCAATATCACTAACGGAACTTTAAATATTGCGGGTCTCGCCTTAGCTCCCGTGATTGGATATATTCTATCAACTAATAAGCAATTTAAAAACGGGATTTTACCAGCAATCATTTCTTTAGCTAGCCTCATCATTATGATGCCTGGAAGTATTAGTTTAAATACCGTCAAAGACGCTAAACCTGTAAGTGTTACTGGCGGGCTATCATTTGCTAACTTAGGAACCACCGGGATGTTTTCCGGTATTATCATCGGGCTTTTAGCTACTGAATTATTTATTTGGTTCTCAAAAATGAAGCACTTAAAAATCAATTTGGGCGATAATATTCCGCCTGCTGTTTCTGCTTCATTTAATGATTTAATTCCATCAATGTTGACCTTGAGTATTTTCGCTCTAATTGCCGCCTTACTAAGCGTTTTTGCCCATACTAATTTAATTGATCTCATTACTAATCTAATCCAAGAACCTTTGCGCGGACTGACGACTAGTTTACCAGGAATGTTAATCATTTATAGTGCCGGTAACTTTCTATTTACCTTAGGAATTCACCAGTCTGTTATTAACGGCACTCTCTTAGATCCATTGCTCTTAATTAATATGAACAAAAATATGGCAGCTTTTGCCGCTCATAAGCCGGTTCCCTATATTTTGACCACAACTTTCCGTGATGTCTTTGGGATGATTGGTGGAACTGGGTCAACACTTTGTCTTTTAATTGCTATTTTCATTTTCTCAAAAGTAAAAGCCAACAAAGAAATTGCCAGCTTGGCTTTAGCTCCCGGAATTTTCAATATCAACGAACCCGTCATTTTCGGATATCCAATTGTGTTTAACATTCCAATGATGATCCCGTTTGTTTTGATGCCAGTGATCGGTAATTTAATTGCTTATTTCTGCACTTCGATTGGACTGATGAATCGAGTCGTCGTCATGACTCCATGGACAACTCCACCGTTACTTAACGCTTACCTTTGTACCGGCGGAGATTGGCGTGCAGTACTAATTCAGATCTTAATTATTGTAATTGGCGTCTTCTTCTATCTTCCATTTATGCTTATCAGCGAAAGGGTCATGAAGAAACAAGCCGAACTCCAAAGCTAA
- the deoC gene encoding deoxyribose-phosphate aldolase, with product MNLTTEQLAKYLDHTNLQPNATQRDIEQTCMEAIKYNTASVCVNAHWIHLVQKLLAGSSVKPIAVVGFPLGATTTSAKVFEAKEAITAGAQEIDMVINIGELVGGNSQFVESDIKAVAEEVHRENKLLKVIIETSFLNREQIVTACQLAVAAGADYVKTSTGFSSSGAKVEDVALMRQTVGKDLGVKASGGIHSRKEALAMIEAGASRLGVSATVKILTEE from the coding sequence TTGAATTTAACAACGGAACAACTTGCTAAGTATTTAGATCATACCAATTTACAGCCAAATGCAACGCAAAGAGATATTGAACAGACTTGCATGGAAGCTATTAAATACAATACTGCTTCAGTTTGTGTTAATGCCCATTGGATACATTTAGTTCAGAAACTTTTGGCAGGATCTTCGGTGAAGCCGATTGCAGTCGTTGGTTTTCCACTAGGAGCAACTACGACGTCAGCTAAAGTCTTTGAGGCAAAAGAAGCAATTACAGCTGGGGCCCAAGAGATTGATATGGTAATAAATATTGGTGAATTAGTTGGTGGTAATTCTCAGTTTGTGGAATCTGATATCAAAGCGGTTGCAGAAGAAGTCCACCGTGAGAATAAATTGTTGAAGGTTATTATTGAAACTTCATTTTTAAATCGGGAACAAATTGTTACTGCCTGTCAATTGGCGGTGGCAGCTGGTGCCGACTACGTCAAAACTTCCACAGGATTTAGTTCGAGCGGAGCTAAAGTAGAAGACGTAGCTTTAATGAGGCAAACTGTGGGCAAGGATCTTGGAGTTAAAGCATCAGGCGGAATTCACAGTCGTAAAGAAGCGCTCGCGATGATTGAAGCAGGTGCGAGTCGACTTGGAGTTAGTGCAACCGTGAAAATTTTGACAGAGGAATAA
- a CDS encoding GntR family transcriptional regulator: MPKYLEIEKVLRSRIQKGIYPPGAILPKQEQLAKEFHTSRITIRKALDYLIKMGLIYTQRGAGTFVRSNAQETSQVNTDINQYVGTTELLGQNHQIESRIINFEIRYATGSEQESLSLINHDLVYDIKRLRIVDNFPHALEYTIMPVKVIPGIDESILQKSIYSYIEDHLNQKIGPAFRKVSAAKPSADDQLYLKCAMDDPILKMEQIVSLENNVPFELSETHHRYDHEKILVYLPGNGR; the protein is encoded by the coding sequence ATGCCGAAATATCTAGAAATTGAGAAGGTTCTTAGAAGCAGAATTCAAAAGGGAATTTACCCGCCAGGGGCTATTTTGCCGAAACAAGAACAGTTAGCAAAAGAATTTCATACTAGCCGAATTACAATCCGCAAGGCCTTGGATTATTTAATCAAGATGGGGTTGATTTATACCCAACGAGGAGCGGGGACTTTTGTCCGTTCGAATGCACAAGAAACCTCGCAAGTTAATACCGACATTAATCAATACGTTGGGACTACTGAACTTTTGGGCCAAAATCATCAAATTGAAAGTAGAATTATTAATTTTGAGATCCGCTATGCAACTGGCAGTGAGCAAGAATCTTTAAGTTTAATAAATCATGATTTGGTATATGACATTAAAAGGCTGCGAATCGTCGATAATTTTCCGCATGCTTTAGAATATACGATCATGCCAGTTAAAGTGATCCCAGGGATTGATGAATCGATTTTGCAAAAATCCATTTATTCTTATATCGAAGATCATTTAAATCAAAAAATTGGTCCAGCTTTTCGTAAAGTTAGTGCTGCTAAACCGAGCGCAGATGACCAACTTTATTTAAAATGCGCAATGGATGATCCGATTTTAAAAATGGAACAGATAGTTTCTTTGGAAAACAATGTGCCATTTGAATTGTCGGAGACTCATCATCGATACGATCACGAAAAAATATTGGTTTATTTGCCTGGAAATGGGCGTTAG
- a CDS encoding NAD(P)H-dependent oxidoreductase — MHFKSIPFGIIKMIDYLIIYCHPFKGSFNHAILERVIQNLENNHRSYEVIDLYQDHFMPVYDEEELHLFKEGKTQDPLVLKYLNLFQSVRQVIFITPIWWNDVPGMLKGFIDKVMKEGPGLSHTVTSKGVKGELTQIKQAIVFTTSTSPTLYYRFLCGNGIKKIFINKTLKQLGIKKGRWINFGNITHSSREQRIHFLNQISKMKL; from the coding sequence ATGCACTTTAAATCAATTCCTTTTGGAATCATCAAAATGATTGACTATTTGATTATTTATTGCCATCCTTTCAAAGGTAGCTTTAATCACGCTATTTTAGAGCGAGTTATCCAAAATCTTGAAAATAATCATCGTTCTTATGAAGTCATCGATCTTTACCAAGATCATTTTATGCCTGTCTATGACGAGGAAGAGCTCCACCTTTTTAAAGAAGGAAAAACGCAAGATCCACTTGTTCTTAAATATTTAAATTTATTTCAAAGTGTGCGGCAAGTGATTTTTATTACGCCGATTTGGTGGAATGACGTGCCAGGGATGTTAAAGGGATTTATTGACAAAGTCATGAAAGAGGGGCCAGGGCTAAGTCATACGGTAACATCAAAGGGAGTGAAGGGGGAGTTAACTCAAATAAAACAGGCAATAGTTTTTACAACTTCGACTTCTCCGACCCTTTATTACCGATTTCTGTGTGGTAATGGGATCAAAAAAATCTTTATTAACAAAACTTTAAAACAATTAGGAATTAAGAAGGGGCGTTGGATCAATTTCGGAAACATTACTCATTCTTCTAGAGAACAGCGCATCCATTTTTTGAACCAAATTTCTAAAATGAAACTTTAA
- a CDS encoding carbon-nitrogen family hydrolase, translated as MRVALAQMDIKLADPDFNFRFVEKVIEKSAQEGSDVVVLPEMWNTGYALDHLNELADPLGQRTKTELGKLAKAYHLNIVGGSVALARDNNFYNEMMIFNRAGELIGSYDKVHRFGLMAEDRYIMAGSKENIFSVDGVLSTGVICYDIRFPEWLRKMAAKGAQIIFVSAEWPTARIKQWRLLLQARAIENQAFVVAVNRVGSDMDNEFGGDSLIVDPLGEIIAEAGEEEQLMICEFDESTVKQVRGQMPVFADRRTELYY; from the coding sequence TTGCGAGTAGCTTTAGCACAAATGGATATCAAATTAGCTGATCCCGATTTTAATTTCAGATTTGTTGAAAAAGTGATTGAAAAATCGGCGCAAGAAGGATCCGATGTGGTAGTCTTGCCTGAGATGTGGAACACGGGCTATGCTTTAGATCATTTAAATGAATTGGCAGATCCGCTTGGTCAAAGAACTAAGACTGAATTAGGCAAATTGGCGAAAGCTTATCACCTTAACATAGTAGGCGGTTCGGTGGCATTAGCTCGTGACAACAATTTCTACAATGAAATGATGATTTTTAATCGAGCAGGAGAATTGATCGGAAGCTATGACAAAGTTCACCGTTTTGGCTTAATGGCCGAAGATCGATATATTATGGCAGGTTCGAAGGAAAATATATTTTCCGTTGATGGAGTACTTTCAACGGGAGTGATTTGTTATGATATTCGGTTCCCTGAGTGGTTGCGTAAAATGGCAGCCAAAGGGGCGCAAATTATTTTTGTGAGTGCTGAGTGGCCCACAGCGAGAATTAAACAGTGGCGCCTTTTGCTCCAAGCCAGGGCGATTGAAAATCAAGCATTTGTTGTTGCTGTTAATCGAGTCGGAAGTGACATGGATAATGAATTTGGCGGGGATTCACTGATTGTCGATCCGTTAGGTGAAATTATCGCCGAGGCGGGCGAAGAAGAACAGCTGATGATCTGTGAATTTGATGAATCTACAGTTAAACAAGTACGGGGACAAATGCCAGTTTTTGCTGATCGGAGAACCGAACTTTACTATTAA
- a CDS encoding glycoside hydrolase family 1 protein — MSVLKPDFFWGNSTSSMQTEGAYNEGGKGQSVYDVREASENTSDWKVAIDEYHRYPEDIALMKDLGMNFYRFQISWSRVQPKGEGEFNPEGIKFYHDLIDELLANGIQPMICLYHFDMPLYQAENYNGFINKTVVEHFAAYGKKMIDEYGDQVKYWITFNEQNLYGYGEAFKCSGYLKGDQTVRDLYQIQHNVALAHALVTNYLHENYPDLLIGGMEAFQEVYPATPNPRDIEAVRKCKEFNDYNLLRIFVEGKYSDEVVAFMKEQHLSDILAPEDLAEIAKTRSDFISFSYYATTCIDNSKIPLGTIPNDFAVAGAAHNPYLETNEWNWQIDPTGFYGVLMDLYSRTHLPIFPIENGVGVREVWDGKNEINDSYRIEYHRSHLEALQNAVRDGANVIGYLGWGLIDIPSSQGNVDKRYGVVYVNRTNHDLKDLARVPKASYHWLKKVIKSNGAELC, encoded by the coding sequence ATGTCAGTTTTAAAACCAGATTTTTTTTGGGGGAATTCCACTTCCAGTATGCAAACAGAAGGTGCTTATAACGAAGGAGGAAAAGGGCAGTCGGTCTATGATGTCCGTGAAGCTAGCGAGAACACCTCAGATTGGAAAGTAGCGATCGATGAGTATCATCGATACCCTGAAGATATCGCTTTGATGAAAGATTTGGGGATGAATTTCTATCGTTTCCAAATTTCCTGGAGCCGCGTACAACCAAAAGGCGAAGGAGAATTCAACCCAGAAGGCATTAAGTTCTATCACGACTTAATTGATGAACTTTTAGCCAACGGAATTCAGCCGATGATTTGTTTATACCATTTTGATATGCCGTTATACCAAGCAGAGAACTATAACGGATTTATTAACAAAACCGTGGTGGAGCACTTTGCTGCTTACGGCAAAAAAATGATCGACGAATATGGTGATCAGGTTAAATATTGGATTACTTTTAATGAGCAAAATCTTTACGGCTATGGAGAAGCTTTTAAGTGCAGCGGTTATTTAAAAGGTGATCAAACGGTGCGAGATCTCTATCAAATCCAACATAATGTCGCGTTAGCTCACGCCTTGGTTACTAATTATCTTCACGAAAATTATCCTGACCTCCTCATCGGGGGAATGGAAGCTTTCCAAGAAGTTTATCCGGCAACACCTAATCCACGCGACATCGAGGCAGTTAGAAAATGTAAGGAATTTAATGACTACAATCTTCTAAGAATTTTCGTTGAAGGTAAATATTCCGACGAAGTTGTGGCATTTATGAAAGAGCAACATTTATCCGATATTCTCGCACCTGAGGATTTGGCGGAAATTGCCAAAACTCGCAGCGACTTCATTAGTTTTAGTTACTACGCTACCACCTGCATTGACAACAGTAAGATCCCGCTTGGCACTATCCCTAATGATTTTGCAGTCGCCGGAGCTGCTCACAATCCTTACCTAGAAACAAACGAATGGAATTGGCAAATCGATCCGACAGGTTTTTATGGTGTTTTAATGGACCTTTACAGCCGAACTCACCTCCCGATTTTCCCAATTGAAAATGGAGTTGGAGTCAGAGAAGTGTGGGACGGCAAAAATGAAATCAACGACTCTTACCGGATTGAGTATCACCGTAGTCACCTTGAGGCTTTACAAAATGCTGTGCGCGACGGAGCTAACGTGATTGGATATCTCGGTTGGGGTTTAATCGATATTCCAAGCTCTCAAGGTAACGTCGACAAGCGTTACGGCGTGGTTTATGTTAACCGTACTAATCATGATCTTAAAGATTTAGCACGGGTTCCCAAAGCAAGTTATCATTGGCTTAAAAAAGTAATTAAATCGAATGGTGCAGAATTGTGTTAA
- the proC gene encoding pyrroline-5-carboxylate reductase, with amino-acid sequence MKLGFIGAGKMATALLTGIVKTKTVAASDITVSDLNSDALSTIKEKLGVNVTQNSAQVVSQSEIIVLAVKPNVVLSILNSVKSQIKDQLIISIAAGLDLTHLQSSVNPDTSIVRVMPNLNATVGEAAIAICHNNRVNEEQLATAHRLLESSGELFDLPEDKFGLFTAISGSSPAFTFLYIDSLARAGVKYGLPKKLADKIAAQAVFGSAKLMQETGKNPWDLIDDVSSPGGTTVAGLLEMQANNFQTAVIKGVDATIAQDTKLNK; translated from the coding sequence ATGAAATTAGGATTTATTGGCGCTGGAAAAATGGCAACTGCGCTATTAACTGGAATTGTTAAAACAAAAACTGTCGCAGCAAGTGACATCACCGTCTCAGATTTAAATTCAGACGCATTGAGTACAATCAAAGAGAAATTGGGAGTTAATGTCACCCAAAATAGTGCTCAAGTCGTTAGTCAAAGCGAAATTATTGTTCTTGCTGTTAAACCTAACGTTGTCTTGTCAATTTTAAATTCAGTTAAATCTCAAATTAAAGATCAACTAATTATCTCAATTGCCGCAGGACTCGACTTAACTCATTTACAAAGCTCAGTTAACCCTGATACTTCAATAGTTCGTGTAATGCCAAACCTAAACGCGACAGTTGGGGAAGCTGCCATCGCCATTTGCCATAACAATCGTGTTAATGAAGAACAACTAGCAACTGCCCACAGGCTACTTGAAAGCTCTGGCGAACTTTTTGATTTACCAGAAGATAAGTTTGGCTTATTTACAGCAATTTCCGGCAGCTCGCCGGCTTTTACTTTTCTTTATATCGACTCCCTTGCGCGTGCTGGGGTCAAGTACGGTTTGCCTAAGAAACTGGCGGACAAAATCGCAGCCCAAGCCGTTTTTGGTAGTGCAAAATTAATGCAGGAAACTGGTAAGAATCCGTGGGATTTAATCGATGACGTTTCATCTCCTGGCGGCACGACAGTTGCTGGCCTACTGGAAATGCAAGCAAACAATTTTCAAACCGCTGTTATTAAAGGCGTTGACGCAACAATTGCCCAAGACACCAAGCTAAATAAATAG
- a CDS encoding pyrimidine-nucleoside phosphorylase — protein MRMVDVIHKKRNGGELTDKEIDFFVSGFVDGSIPAYQISALLMAIYYKNMTDRERTNLTMKMLNSGERLDLSAIPGIKVDKHSTGGIGDKVSIPLAPIVAAAGIPDPMISGRGLGNTGGTLDKLEAIPGYQVEQTKEQFIEQVKDIGLAIVGTTGNIAPADKKIYALRDVTDTVDSIPLISSSIMSKKIASGTDALVIDVKTGSGAFMKTLAEAQELAHALVEIGRGVGMKCIAVITDMSQPLGNKVGNSLEIEESIDLLKGEGPEDLKEITLTLGSYMAILGQKATNFNEAYAMLEKTIEDGSALEKFRAMLKAQGADERVIDDYSIMPQAKYHIELPAKQSGLLTKLSADEVGIASMMLGGGRQRVDDQLDYSVGIDLHKKVGDPVQEGESLMTIYSNREDIDDVLELLYDHLEIGTEVNPPKMIYEIIE, from the coding sequence ATGAGAATGGTCGATGTAATTCATAAAAAACGTAACGGCGGAGAACTGACTGACAAAGAAATCGATTTTTTTGTTTCGGGTTTTGTTGACGGCAGTATTCCTGCTTATCAGATCAGCGCGCTTTTAATGGCGATTTATTATAAAAATATGACTGATCGTGAGCGGACAAATTTGACGATGAAGATGCTCAATTCGGGCGAGCGGTTAGACTTATCAGCAATTCCTGGTATCAAGGTTGATAAGCACTCAACTGGCGGAATCGGCGACAAAGTTAGTATTCCGCTGGCACCGATCGTGGCAGCGGCCGGAATTCCTGATCCGATGATTTCAGGGCGAGGTTTGGGAAATACTGGCGGAACTTTGGATAAATTAGAAGCCATTCCAGGATATCAAGTTGAACAAACAAAAGAACAGTTTATTGAGCAAGTTAAAGATATTGGACTTGCCATTGTCGGGACGACGGGCAATATTGCCCCAGCTGATAAAAAAATTTACGCTTTGCGTGATGTGACTGATACGGTGGACTCGATTCCGCTTATTTCGAGTTCAATTATGAGTAAGAAAATTGCTTCGGGCACTGATGCGCTCGTTATTGATGTTAAAACCGGTTCGGGCGCATTTATGAAAACTTTGGCAGAAGCGCAAGAGTTGGCTCACGCTTTGGTGGAAATCGGTAGAGGCGTTGGAATGAAATGTATCGCCGTCATTACTGATATGAGTCAGCCGCTAGGCAATAAAGTTGGCAATTCGCTAGAAATTGAAGAATCGATTGATTTACTCAAAGGAGAAGGTCCCGAGGATCTCAAAGAGATCACGCTAACTCTCGGCAGTTATATGGCAATTTTGGGCCAAAAAGCGACTAATTTTAATGAAGCTTACGCAATGTTAGAAAAAACTATCGAGGATGGGAGCGCCTTGGAGAAGTTTCGTGCAATGCTTAAAGCTCAAGGTGCCGATGAGCGAGTTATTGATGATTACTCAATTATGCCGCAGGCCAAATATCACATTGAACTTCCAGCTAAACAAAGCGGTTTGTTGACCAAACTTAGCGCAGATGAAGTTGGGATTGCTAGTATGATGTTAGGTGGCGGACGACAGAGAGTTGATGATCAGCTAGACTATTCAGTCGGAATTGATCTTCATAAGAAGGTTGGGGATCCCGTCCAAGAAGGTGAGTCGTTAATGACAATCTATAGTAACCGAGAAGATATTGACGACGTTTTAGAGCTTCTCTACGATCATCTTGAAATTGGAACGGAAGTAAATCCGCCAAAGATGATTTATGAAATAATTGAATAA